Genomic window (Bombus vancouverensis nearcticus chromosome 2, iyBomVanc1_principal, whole genome shotgun sequence):
GTACTATTTCAACAGTACCACATAAAAATGCATGTCATTTAGTTTACTATCTAGTTTATTAGTATTCTGTGACATATGATGCAGCTTAGTCAGGAAATCTCATATTTTGCGTAATTGaatcaaaatttttaaagaataaaattttcttactACTCATCTTGTTcagttttttatatatattcaaGATGTAAGACAAGAATTATCAAAATTTAATTCAACATAAattcattttgtaattttaccAAATGTAATTGGTCTTTATTTACAAGTTTATACTCAAAATTACAatgtttacattattattattatatgttttgcatttcatataattataaatgcagtgtaataaaactaaatgataatatataattctTGAACAAGTTATACCCTTGAATTTTATTTACCttcatataaataattttataagttattattattacatgcaATACTAAAAGAAGGTAAGTGATTTTTAACAACTCAAAAAATCTCAGAATGTTGTATTTGAACAGACCATCATCTTCCGTGCAGTTCTATCTTTCGAGGGTATAGAAATATTCACTATCATTCTGATCGCAATTCCGAAACAATgctataacaatgaaataaaaaatataaaaacttttatttttcttattttgttgATTTAGCAATAATTGCGTCATCACCAGAACAAATTACTGGGAACAACGAGAATTGCTTTAAGCCACCAATTTCATGGAATAGCAGTGGTAATATTTACGATTTACAACTTACGACGCATATAATTTCGTAATATAAATAGTTCCTGGTATTATCTATAACCTGCACCGACAATGGCACAATTATTAATGAATCGCcgaaacaagaaaataaagtttcttaTTCTTCATTTTATTGTTGTAATATCGTTTTAATAGAATTGTTGAAATTCTTATAATCAAAATGATACCGAATATGGTACTCTCGAAAGGTGGACGATGCGGTCAACTACACAGGCGGTTGTGTTCGAGTCCGTTCGAACACAACATTCTAATATTACATTGAATACTAAAACTGATGTTACATGCATTGTTTAGAGTTTAGTTTAGACACGTTCGACTTCTCATCACTATAACATAAACAACTTTCGTCGCTTGCCAACTAATGGAACTCGGTCGCAACGTATTCGAGGCCAGACGGATTCAGCCATCGCCATATGAGGGTTAAACTAATTTCTACTTTTTTAAACTGGTCTGTTTAGATACGAATTCCGTGAATTGTTTTGCTGTGCCACATTTTCTTCCTTATTCCTCATTTTTACGTTTAATGTATTCACAACAGTGTGATCATATTCATAATCAGATAATAGCACTCAATTTATAGAAAGCCATCAGTTAATAAATTTTAAGTTACAACAGAAGAATATatttaatacgttaaaaagaaaaaatgtcgaACGAAATAGGCAAAGGATCAtgatgtttataaaaatatgaataattacATTGGAATTACATTTCAAGTAAACATATCGAGCTAAATGAGAGAATACACAGAAGCGGCTAATTGCTTGCTTTGATTTTGAAGCTATGCCACTATTCGTAAGCGCGTGGGTAAATAGAATCATCGGACGAAAACGCGAGACTCGCTTCTCCTTATCGTATAGAGAACAGCGATCATCTTCTCCTAATTATAACGTCAGATATTTCGAGATATTAATCCTTCGGCGATAACGCACACATCCAAACCGCTCTGTGTTCTCGCCTATCATATAATTATGTTTCTAGCAACAGCTCACAGATGGCGCGCGACATATAATTGCAATAGTAAGCGTACTTACATGTTGCACTGTTGCCATTCTGAATGTTCTCGCGAGCGCGGGTTCCTCCGAGTTAAACGAATAACTCTGTATCCTGTATCTAACTGCTTCctgaagaatttttattaatttgctTAGCAACAGAAATGTTGATGCAGTAATAAATTAGCTTATGACAAAAAACTGATAGTTtcagttaaaacgtaaatattagGACTGTagtaaaattattctttttactTACTCTTacaattgaagtaaataaaagataaataaataaatatattaaataaaattgtataaaaattgaaaacttataatattaataaagaaCTATGCAATAAAATTACCTAAATAcctaaaagtaaataaatatcataaagtATGTTGAATTATATACGTAAATTTTGTTTTTGCTATTGGTTATCTCATAAAGTTTAATCtgatttaattaatattgcaaTACATATATCTTGCAATCTTATTGGTAAGCCTTACTATTTGTACGTGTTAAACGAATGATATGTTCAATTACTAACACATAGTCAACGACTATTAAACACATTTAAGGAGATCAGCGATCAGCGCGAAACTACAGTCACATTCACATACATATAATCATTAGCTCTCGACAGGACTGGATTGAAGTCGTGTGCTAAAAGTGACTGAGGAACTAATTGTTTTAAAAAATGCCTAATATTATAAACGATATCAAATTAGATTttaaagatgttttattacgCCCAAAGAGGAGTACGTTAAAAAGCAGATCCGAAGTAAGTAatacttatataaattttattaagatTGGCAGACAAGGCTACATTttttcatcctttttttttaaagttTTAATCAAGTTTCATATATAGCTAATAGAATGTAAAATTATAACAATACAAACTTTTCGTAATTAATATGTAAAAAGGCACTTTTTTTAAAATATGTGTAATAAAAGTGTTTTTCATGAACATAAgaatattattgaaatttctacttattaaattttcatattatttctgTTTATTAAAACTTACTATTAACAGATAACAAATTTGATatcataattataaaaaatctatatatttgtaactTAATACACAGTCAAGAACATGTGTATTTATATATctcattctttatttatttattaatattatttcaaattattaatttcttataCAATATTAATGAATGAAATACGTTACAATTCTAGGTTGATTTATTTACAGAAATTACATTTCGTAATTCGAAACAAACTTACAAGGGAATACCTATAATCGCTTCAAATATGGATACAGTAGGAACATTTGAAATGGCTAAAGCTTTATCAAAGGTACGTTCCAAATGTTTATTCTTTATTGTGCTCCAATAAAACTGACTCTTGtagtaaaaattattattattatgattaatAAATGTGTAATGTTATATTGTAGAATCACAGAATATGAACAAATTTGATGTCTTCATATtccttttattacatttttagtACGGTCTATTTACTAccattcataaatattattcgGTGGAAGAATGGAAGGATTTTGCTTCTGAAAATGCAGAAAATCTTAAATATGTAGCTGCCAGCTCCGGCACAGGGAAAGAAGACTTTGAACGCTTGTCAAATATATTGACAGCTGTACCAGAATTATCTTTTATCTGTTTAGATGTAGCTAATGGTTATTCTCAACATTTTGTTGAATATGTTAGAAAAGTGAGGGCTGAGTTTCCTAATCACACAATAATTGTAAGTaactatattataatttttaaaggaaaaacaatgggaattaaattttttaccaCTAATTTAGATCTTGTATTTGAAAGTAAAGATTTATTGCTGTTATTGTAGGCAGGAAATGTAGTTACCGGTGAGATGGTAGAAGAATTAATATTATCTGGAGCTGATATAGTAAAAGTTGGAATTGGCCCTGGATCTGTGTGTACTACACGAATGAAAACTGGTGTAGGATATCCACAGCTAAGTGCTGTAATTGAATGTGCAGATGCGGCTCATGGTTTAAAAGGACATATTATTTCTGTAAATAACAGTATACTGtgtttatatatgtaataatctttgtatgaatataattttatgtgaatTATTAACAAATGTATTTTGTTTTAGGATGGTGGTTGTACTTGTCCAGGTGATTTAGCAAAAGCTTTTGGTGCTGGAGCAGATTTTGTAATGGCAGGTGGTATGTTTGCGGGACATGATGAATGTGGAGGTGATTGTATagaaaaaaatggtaaaaaatataaacttttttatggTATGGCTTCAAGCACAGCAATGAAGAAGCATGCTGGTGTTGCTGAATATAGGTTGGTATATGgatagaattataattttaaagtaaattatatttttaattttattttttaaatctttttagATCATCAGAAGGTAAAACTGTGGAAGTGCCTTATAAAGGACCAGTGGAAAATACTATATTAGATATATTAGGTGGTTTGCGTTCTGCATGCACATATACGGGAGCTGAACGGTTACGTGAACTCCCACGTCGTGCTACATTTATACGCTGTACGCAACAATTAAATCCAATGTATGGTCCACCACCAGAAATCTGAAGctattctaattatttaatcTATTGTAGTATACATTtagagaaattattattacaatggATCAATTAACAAATGCTGTTATTTGCTGGCAAATAATGtttatgtaaaaatttaaaagcTTCAACTAATGTAAGTGTACATACGTTTTGATgacaattttaaattacactGGATTCAGTGAATTCAAAAGAAATAACGCTTAAgagcacaaatatgtaaactttatttttatatttatattctttttatgAGTATTTCAAGCTTAATTGTATatagacatatacatatatatcgttATGCATATTTAATAGTAATACACATACAAGTAGAATCTGCCAATATTAGAATGAAATATatctaaatttattttgtaaaataactCTATAAAGCTAGAAGGATTGTATGTTTGATGAATATGTGCATATAACTTtcacatttacatttacattacattttacattacttgattacatatatgtacatatgcagaAAGTAAATTTACATATACATGCATGTGTGGAAtacgaattttaaatatatgtatagtaatATTATGCCAAATAATATGttagtaaaaatattaaaagctggaattctgaaatatttcattggtgattattttatgaataataaataattatatcttGAGAATCATGTTTTATTA
Coding sequences:
- the LOC117161593 gene encoding GMP reductase 1 isoform X1, with amino-acid sequence MPNIINDIKLDFKDVLLRPKRSTLKSRSEVDLFTEITFRNSKQTYKGIPIIASNMDTVGTFEMAKALSKYGLFTTIHKYYSVEEWKDFASENAENLKYVAASSGTGKEDFERLSNILTAVPELSFICLDVANGYSQHFVEYVRKVRAEFPNHTIIAGNVVTGEMVEELILSGADIVKVGIGPGSVCTTRMKTGVGYPQLSAVIECADAAHGLKGHIISDGGCTCPGDLAKAFGAGADFVMAGGMFAGHDECGGDCIEKNGKKYKLFYGMASSTAMKKHAGVAEYRSSEGKTVEVPYKGPVENTILDILGGLRSACTYTGAERLRELPRRATFIRCTQQLNPMYGPPPEI
- the LOC117161593 gene encoding GMP reductase 1 isoform X2, which produces MDTVGTFEMAKALSKYGLFTTIHKYYSVEEWKDFASENAENLKYVAASSGTGKEDFERLSNILTAVPELSFICLDVANGYSQHFVEYVRKVRAEFPNHTIIAGNVVTGEMVEELILSGADIVKVGIGPGSVCTTRMKTGVGYPQLSAVIECADAAHGLKGHIISDGGCTCPGDLAKAFGAGADFVMAGGMFAGHDECGGDCIEKNGKKYKLFYGMASSTAMKKHAGVAEYRSSEGKTVEVPYKGPVENTILDILGGLRSACTYTGAERLRELPRRATFIRCTQQLNPMYGPPPEI